Proteins found in one Planococcus citri chromosome 2, ihPlaCitr1.1, whole genome shotgun sequence genomic segment:
- the LOC135834576 gene encoding uncharacterized protein LOC135834576 gives MKNLVCRMFVVKMQKSNILHTVLLTLVLTEMISVEGKILIGIHVNSTTNMTVSSSGTSENIISDAEAENWGIWPEEKCKAVVKPFAKKTPDHCYLHEPTEQQIYLKNYKTQVTSVYEVVNISDVKVETKEVILATKQHENHSNSSFTVKYSLQKTVLASISHSTYSSSNVTVGGSAEFEIFGAGIGFNAEYKHVWGKAEEKLNNNSTSVGTETTITVLPHTRSTVTFKTRLGSMIFDMTVRNNLEGFIGTFQKNYLGKDAYNMYDVRDFPETKRAVNITEKITVNIYQDSYIEVDEQPI, from the coding sequence ATGATCTCGGTAGAAGGTAAAATTCTGATCGGAATACACGTGAATTCTACAACCAATATGACAGTATCATCCTCCGGTACATCTGAAAATATCATCAGTGATGCAGAGGCAGAAAATTGGGGAATTTGGCCTGAAGAAAAATGTAAAGCAGTAGTCAAACCATTCGCTAAAAAAACTCCAGATCATTGTTACTTACACGAACCTACAGAGCAACAAATATACCTGAAAAACTACAAAACACAAGTCACAAGTGTATACGAAGTTGTGAACATTTCTGATGTCAAAGTGGAAACAAAAGAAGTGATTTTGGCCACGAAACAACACGAAAATCATTCCAATAGTTCATTCACCGTCAAGTATTCTTTGCAAAAAACAGTATTGGCTTCAATTTCACACAGTACTTATAGCAGTAGTAACGTCACAGTAGGAGGATCAGCAGAATTCGAGATATTTGGAGCAGGGATTGGTTTCAACGCCGAGTACAAACATGTTTGGGGAAAGGCggaggaaaaattgaataacaattCGACTTCAGTGGGCACTGAAACAACCATCACTGTTTTGCCTCACACGAGATCCACTGTCACATTTAAAACTCGTTTGGGATCGATGATATTCGATATGACTGTGAGGAATAATTTGGAAGGATTTATAGGTACGTTTCAGAAAAACTATTTGGGAAAAGACGCGTACAATATGTACGATGTGAGAGACTTCCCAGAGACCAAACGCGCGGTGAATATCACAGAAAAAATAACAGTGAATATTTATCAAGATAGTTATATTGAAGTTGACGAACAACCCATATAA